A genomic stretch from Pyxidicoccus trucidator includes:
- a CDS encoding SBBP repeat-containing protein: MRTAILSLCMLALGTARAAGAETRAETRAETRAETRAREHREHARKPLPEPEDSPLSQLPVDPRFPQFQVRKPTPSAPAELVASGPGDTLRWIAQHGTTVIDQAQGIAATQDGTYTVGYTQGSFDGHPFLGLRDFIVVKHDTAGAKLWSRQYGTASSDYAVGVATYTATRPHSIYVAGYTGASLDGQPHAGNFDLFVTRLDESGNKLWTRQLGTAGVEQTTGVATDQAGNVYVTGYTSASLDGRPHVGGQDLFLVKYSASGVKQWTFQHGTSVNDLARAVATDIQGNIYVAGYTAGSLDGNPSAGNYDLFLVKVSPAGARLWTRQMGTSAADTLQGLATSRRLTTSGTSEVDVYLAGYTLGSFAPLVSQGSYDSLVFKYDAAGTRQWVRQIGTAGADYVYGLASDGGANLYITGTTNYDLDTNTAAGNNNAFLRKLRSDGTLLLTRQLGSTNPTTPTAQDDLGFAVAADTSDRVYIAGYTEGQFTSTASAGDKDLFVAQYSDGCQASAPGQCGLGYGWGDPHLVTFDRVAYDFQGAGEFILVESTSVPSPFVVQGRMESWVGSTRLSVFTAVATQVGTDRVGFYLGSQPVKVNGVAVTLAEGELVTLPSGGRLHRATANSYVVLYQGQERMRVQSNGAYLDPHVTLPVSRQGAVRGLLGNFNGNRNDDFALRDGTALVAPLSFSQLYTNSNSMAASWRITPAESLFDYIGSQTSASFDLPGFPSEATSTTHLTPAQYASAQATCQSAGVTGAALLDGCILDVALTGNSTFATGASATQAQDTASTGGGSPPQPAAQTVYSSGFEAGAGVQWSTTVTSSTPLGDRNFLGEFGNQTVRLHLTGLPAHTSVTVSFDLLLLQGWDGDGPSGPNTWSVAATTAGTLLHTTFSNTGSTQSYPVPGSNAGTGSQGYGDMLYPDGDSRYALKLTFAHTSSVLDVDFAAVGLQGLTSEAWGLDNVQVQVK, translated from the coding sequence ATGCGTACAGCAATCCTTTCACTGTGCATGCTCGCCTTGGGTACGGCGCGAGCTGCTGGAGCCGAGACACGGGCCGAGACACGGGCCGAGACACGAGCCGAGACACGGGCCCGCGAGCACCGGGAGCACGCCCGCAAGCCGCTGCCGGAGCCGGAGGACAGCCCGCTGTCCCAGCTCCCGGTGGACCCGCGCTTCCCGCAGTTCCAGGTGCGCAAGCCAACGCCGTCCGCCCCGGCGGAGCTGGTGGCGTCGGGCCCCGGCGACACACTGCGCTGGATTGCCCAGCACGGGACGACAGTCATTGACCAGGCCCAGGGAATCGCCGCCACGCAGGACGGCACGTACACGGTGGGCTACACCCAGGGCTCGTTCGACGGGCACCCCTTCCTGGGCCTGCGGGACTTCATCGTCGTCAAGCACGACACGGCCGGGGCGAAGCTCTGGTCCCGCCAGTACGGCACGGCGTCCTCCGACTACGCGGTGGGCGTGGCTACCTACACGGCGACCCGTCCGCACTCCATCTACGTGGCGGGCTACACCGGCGCCAGCCTCGATGGGCAGCCACACGCGGGCAACTTCGACCTGTTCGTCACCAGGCTGGATGAGAGTGGCAACAAGCTGTGGACGCGGCAGCTCGGCACGGCGGGCGTGGAGCAGACCACCGGCGTGGCCACGGACCAGGCCGGCAACGTCTACGTGACGGGCTACACCTCCGCCAGCCTCGACGGGCGGCCCCACGTGGGCGGGCAGGACCTCTTCCTGGTGAAGTACAGCGCGTCCGGGGTGAAGCAGTGGACGTTCCAGCACGGCACCAGCGTCAACGACCTCGCGCGCGCGGTGGCCACGGACATCCAGGGCAACATCTACGTCGCGGGCTACACGGCGGGCAGCCTCGACGGCAACCCCAGCGCGGGCAACTATGACCTGTTCCTCGTCAAGGTCAGCCCGGCCGGCGCGCGGCTGTGGACGCGGCAGATGGGCACCAGCGCGGCGGACACCCTCCAGGGGCTCGCCACCTCGCGCCGGCTGACGACCAGCGGCACCAGCGAGGTGGACGTCTACCTCGCGGGCTACACCCTGGGCTCCTTCGCCCCCCTCGTCAGCCAGGGCAGCTACGACAGCCTCGTCTTCAAGTACGACGCGGCCGGCACCCGGCAGTGGGTGCGGCAGATTGGCACCGCGGGCGCCGACTACGTGTATGGCCTGGCGTCGGACGGCGGAGCCAACCTCTACATCACCGGCACGACGAACTACGACCTGGACACCAACACCGCGGCCGGCAACAACAACGCCTTCCTGCGCAAGCTGCGCTCGGACGGCACGCTGCTGCTCACCCGCCAGCTCGGCTCCACCAATCCCACCACGCCCACCGCGCAGGACGACCTGGGCTTCGCGGTGGCCGCGGACACGTCGGACCGCGTCTACATCGCCGGCTACACGGAGGGCCAGTTCACCTCGACGGCCAGCGCGGGCGACAAGGACCTCTTCGTGGCGCAGTACTCGGACGGGTGCCAGGCCAGCGCGCCGGGCCAGTGCGGGCTGGGCTACGGCTGGGGAGACCCGCACCTGGTGACGTTCGACCGCGTGGCCTACGACTTCCAGGGGGCCGGCGAGTTCATCCTGGTGGAGAGCACTTCCGTGCCCTCGCCCTTCGTGGTGCAGGGGCGGATGGAGTCGTGGGTCGGCTCCACCCGACTGTCCGTCTTCACCGCCGTGGCCACGCAGGTGGGCACGGATCGCGTGGGCTTCTACCTGGGCTCGCAGCCGGTGAAGGTCAACGGCGTGGCGGTGACGCTGGCGGAGGGAGAACTGGTGACGCTGCCCTCCGGCGGCCGCCTCCACCGCGCGACGGCCAACAGCTACGTCGTCCTGTACCAGGGCCAGGAGCGGATGCGCGTGCAGTCCAACGGCGCCTATCTGGACCCGCACGTCACCCTGCCCGTGTCGCGACAGGGCGCGGTGCGCGGCCTGCTGGGCAACTTCAACGGCAACCGCAATGACGACTTCGCCCTGCGCGACGGCACGGCGCTGGTAGCCCCGCTGTCCTTCTCCCAGCTCTACACCAACTCCAACAGCATGGCGGCAAGCTGGCGCATCACCCCGGCGGAGTCGCTGTTCGACTACATCGGCTCGCAGACGAGCGCGTCCTTCGACCTCCCGGGCTTCCCCAGCGAGGCCACCTCCACCACACACCTCACGCCGGCCCAGTACGCGTCCGCGCAGGCGACGTGCCAGTCCGCGGGCGTGACGGGCGCGGCGCTGCTGGACGGCTGCATCCTGGACGTGGCCCTCACCGGCAACTCCACCTTCGCCACGGGCGCCTCCGCCACCCAGGCGCAGGACACGGCGAGCACCGGCGGCGGCAGCCCGCCCCAGCCCGCCGCGCAGACCGTCTACTCCTCCGGCTTCGAGGCCGGCGCGGGCGTCCAGTGGTCCACCACCGTCACCAGCAGCACGCCGCTGGGCGACCGGAACTTCCTCGGCGAGTTCGGGAACCAGACGGTGCGCCTGCACCTGACGGGCCTGCCCGCGCACACCAGCGTCACCGTCAGCTTCGACCTGCTCCTCCTCCAGGGGTGGGACGGTGACGGCCCCTCCGGCCCCAACACGTGGAGCGTGGCGGCCACCACCGCCGGCACGCTGCTGCACACCACCTTCTCGAACACCGGCAGCACGCAGTCCTACCCCGTGCCGGGCAGCAACGCCGGCACCGGCTCCCAGGGCTACGGCGACATGCTCTACCCGGACGGCGACTCGCGCTACGCGCTCAAGCTCACCTTCGCCCATACGTCCTCCGTGCTGGACGTGGACTTCGCCGCCGTCGGCCTGCAGGGCCTCACCAGCGAAGCCTGGGGACTCGACAACGTGCAGGTGCAGGTCAAGTAG
- a CDS encoding glutathione S-transferase family protein — protein sequence MLKVYGFSRVNKMARGKTRDLRVLWALEEMGLPYEVVGMDHPRHDLDTPAYRALNPFGQIPVIDDDGVVVTESGAILLYLARKSGKLMPRDLAGEAQVLRWCVAALNTIEVPILTAWFVDLNGGKGTQASDALHQWGGMRLKQLDGWLAGREFVATDEFTVADLLMTHVLGAGTDESVVKDHPNVLAFQRRCIARPAWKKAFDAYCDRVEAA from the coding sequence ATGCTCAAGGTCTACGGCTTCTCGCGAGTGAACAAGATGGCGCGCGGCAAGACCCGCGACCTGCGCGTGCTGTGGGCGCTGGAGGAGATGGGGCTGCCGTACGAGGTCGTGGGGATGGATCATCCGCGGCACGACCTCGATACGCCCGCGTATCGCGCGCTCAATCCGTTCGGACAGATTCCGGTGATCGACGACGACGGCGTGGTCGTCACCGAGTCGGGCGCAATCCTGCTCTACCTCGCCCGCAAGAGCGGCAAGCTGATGCCGCGCGACCTCGCCGGCGAAGCGCAGGTGCTGCGCTGGTGCGTCGCGGCGCTGAACACGATCGAAGTCCCGATCCTGACCGCGTGGTTCGTCGACCTGAACGGCGGCAAGGGCACCCAGGCAAGCGATGCGCTTCACCAGTGGGGAGGCATGCGCCTGAAGCAGCTCGACGGCTGGCTCGCGGGCAGAGAGTTCGTCGCGACCGACGAGTTCACCGTCGCGGACCTCTTGATGACGCATGTGCTGGGCGCCGGCACCGACGAGAGTGTCGTCAAGGACCATCCAAACGTGCTCGCCTTCCAGAGGCGCTGCATCGCGCGCCCGGCCTGGAAGAAGGCGTTCGACGCCTACTGCGACCGCGTCGAAGCGGCCTGA